The genomic DNA GAAATTCGGAAGGACTCTGGAGTGATAAGGCTGAGTAAGATCCACAACATAATGCATTCCCCAACCTAAAAAACGATAACCCCAATATGGATGACCGGACTCAAAAGCATAACGAGAAAGTGTCATAAACTGATGAACTCTATATTTAGGATAGGTGCGGGTTAGAAATCCTGCTGCTGCAAAAATAATCGGAGATTCATGATAATATCCTATATGAAATGGCACTTGGGTCGCATAATAGATCCTAGAATCCCCAAAGGATTGTATTCCAAAACCATAATCTTTACCGAAACTTTCCCCATTATCTTCGAATAAATTGAGATCTAATCCGAAATCCGGTTCGTCTCCTGCAGTCGCCAATACTTCGAGAGGACTAACAAGTTCTCCTATTCGAATATCATAAAATTCGTAATCTTGTTTTAGATCCTTCTCTCCATAAATACTAACCGTCATCGGATTTGATTTTTTTGCGGGTAAGGGATTCCCAGGAAGATTCTGTAAAAAATAACCTAACGGTGTTCCGGTATTCAGTCTAAGTGCTCTTAAAAAATGATTACGGATCGTCTTTTTGTCCCCACCTTTGAATGAGAGCGCTTCCGGAAGAGGGGCACTTTTATCGTAGTTTAGATTTGCTTCCTTCTCCATATCCCTCATAAGAGGGATAAGTTTATCCTGTTCTTTAAGTAAAAAATCTTCTAAGGATTCAACTTTTACCTTAGGAGCGGATACCAATTCCGGCATGGCTTCGAGTGCAGGCCGATTGAATAGAAAGTGATTCCACCATGCTTCTGCAGGTGTAGCAAACAAACTAAGTGATGCGATAAAGATTAGACTAGAGTAATATTTGAGCACACCAAAGAATTCTAGATTAGCAGGAGAAGTCAACACAAACTGACGGAGAGAAATTATGCTGTAAAGTTGTTGAGTAGATGAAAAGGTTTATGATGATCTGTAAAACCGCTCGCTCGAACAGGAAC from Leptospira selangorensis includes the following:
- a CDS encoding phospholipase; protein product: MLKYYSSLIFIASLSLFATPAEAWWNHFLFNRPALEAMPELVSAPKVKVESLEDFLLKEQDKLIPLMRDMEKEANLNYDKSAPLPEALSFKGGDKKTIRNHFLRALRLNTGTPLGYFLQNLPGNPLPAKKSNPMTVSIYGEKDLKQDYEFYDIRIGELVSPLEVLATAGDEPDFGLDLNLFEDNGESFGKDYGFGIQSFGDSRIYYATQVPFHIGYYHESPIIFAAAGFLTRTYPKYRVHQFMTLSRYAFESGHPYWGYRFLGWGMHYVVDLTQPYHSRVLPNFGTISMLWINLKAILGFESAKNEAIDRIASRHTTIEKYHFSTLRNSYKNKELTHPFILSVKQTNLDNNYGKYDNSYIVDIVSKQSYDISDRIDTLIDESNLLNGFAEGKLLPEINHKSLAELDSTISEHMKSVGSHIRNYVRTGLKQN